Part of the Pieris napi chromosome 23, ilPieNapi1.2, whole genome shotgun sequence genome is shown below.
gaacctcaggtatgagagtcgcacgctaactGCTAAATCCACTTatagtttaagttattttgtgtaaaattCTAAGTTGAGATTTAGCGGTTTCTTTAGCATACCCGTTTGGCTCCATTCGGAAGAATGACCAAAGGAAATGTTCAGCCCACTCACCTGTGAGAGCCACGGCTCATCAGCCAGCAGCTCATTGAGTATGGCAGTGGTATCTTTGCTGGGGTTCTGCATTCGCTTCTCGGCAACACGTTTGCTGCATTCAGTGTACATCAGGTACTTCTGGTGAGATATCTTCGTGTACAATTGCACTCTGCCGCAGCAGGCCGCGCACACTAGGAACTCCTGGAATTTGTGTTACAAATCTATTTAACTCACTTAATTaagctaatataaatgttGGATAATATTTTAGTGTTAGCATAATGAACAATGAAAATcttagaatttagaatttattataaatacatatattctttgtatatttcttgtatttgtatagatgaaactgtgctttgtgtatgtttaaatgtgtattccgttttggCTATTGTGTacagtgtaattgtttgaatatgttttaataagtagctgtaggaataccgttgagcaaataaataaataaataaaaaaaagaaaattattttttttggccTTAAAGAGGCCGTTCCAGTATCACGTAAGCAAATTTACTACAATTTACCCCTCCCCCTCCTCttgcaaaagtaagcaaagctctcaaaaataacagtacataaacgtattaattttgtaGTAATCCACAAAAAtgcattttgttttcaatcatagacaatgtgtgggtaatatgtgtaaaaaagtaaataattactgttgacgtaatacttgaacccctaaagaaataaaatagaaacataAGAAAATgggttttcttttgtttaaaatataatttattccaaGTAATACTGTCGTTATGAGAAAAAATAAGCATTAGGATCTTTAGAGAAACATTATGTTTTATAGTAGAGAAATCTCCTATACCTATGGTATTGATATTGAAACTACAATAAATTCCATTTAAAACGCATTTTTAGATGAAGGACCTTCCTCTAACTCTTCCTCAGACTTAAAGGAACCCCAACCAGTTTAGTGAGTCCCGATTATCGAGATGTATAtatcaccgtaaaattgtaaacaccgttacattgcaatctatctcgcgagattgtgaactgtcgaaagattgtgaacctcaacgcactgtttacaatttaacgtattattcggtagattgtaatctatcgaagtgaaaccgtcaaattacaatcttaaaattgACCGTTTTATGTCCATAAAGTTAGGAATGAAACACGGGTATCAGTCAAATAAACTGAACGCACTTCAAGAATTGTGATATCaagtatttattcattacataGTAGGTAATCAATAATTCCGACAtcataatctcgcgagatagattacaatctaatggagtttacaattttactgtGACAAATATATGCCCAACGAGAAAAACTTCGATAGCGCGTTTCaagaaaaaatgtattggcttggttttaaaaagaaacatacCTTCTCATACGCCAGTCTTGCATCTGGCTGGACGGGTTCCAACGTAGCAGGGTTGTAAGGCTGTCCGTAGAGCAATAGTCTTGCGACTGCCGGCCGCACACACGCTCTGCAAACACCATTTCCAGCCGCCACACTTAATCCTGGCCATGTGGCTACCGCCGCATCCAAAGACCGGGATCCATTACCGCCACCACAGACCCCACTTGAGACGCGTGTTCTCATGGTCTCTGTGACCTCGTCTACCGTTTTTACGTTCGATAGGAAGTACTCGTCTGTAAATATTAGCGGCCGTCTAAATACTTGAATGTTGTCCTTGTCACACTCGTGTAAAAGAACGTGACGAAAAATATACACTGGTTTGGttcgtttataaataagtatttgtaGTAATGTAGATATTTATTGGCTGAAAACTATATTTCAAACAGTTTGGCGATCTATATCTCGTTATTAATAGATTCAtgcgttcaagtattaggtaacacaatttttAGAGTTACTtgaccccccccatgtaacgatGTTTTTCGTTTCGTGACATTATGtagtgtaaagtactggaaagtcgaaaataatattaacaataatgcgtaattcaatctccgccccgcatcgtaacgttttacaaaacgaccccccccccacaaattcgttacgtaatacttgaacgctcccatacCACGTTATTTGTGAGTGTCACAGGCACTTAAACCcgaaaaattaatactttttagtgGTAGGCAGAATTGCAAagtaaatctaaaaaaaaacggTCGAACGAAGTCAACGACAACATATTTCTAacttatacattatacaaaaagTTCTACGACGCTTCTATCTGCCTGTCCGTGATTAACTCAAAAACTTCTGCACGGAATTTATCGTTTTTAATGTTTACCGTTTTTTTAACAGTGAACTGGTGAAATATCAATgcaaaatgttgtttttaattctaCTAAAAAATATGGCAACAAAATTGAATTCCAAGAAagtcaaaacaaaattttcacgAAATATTCGGTAAATAGGTAATTAAGTGTACACAAGTGCGTACGAAAACTGAATGTAGGCCGatgatatttacatattttagaaaaaatattctttagcCTTGGTTAGCGGCCTCTATACATTCGTCACGTACATAAATTCGTACATAAATCTAGGTCCTTTGAAAACCTTTGCTAATTGGATTTGACATTTATAGCCTCGTTCTGGTAGCGTTGGTAGACACAGAAAACCATGCTTTCAAATCAAACACAGAAATATGTCTGCCCTATGTCTAATAGGAAACGGGACCAAAtgtactatataatattaaatatgggTAATAAATTTCCCAATTAGTTTGCCTTAcgaatctatataaataaaaatgaatagcaAAACGTTAAGCACAAATCTCGTAGACAACTGGACCCATTCGAGtatgtttttaagtttatttcttCAACTCTTAGGAACGTTTTTATGACgagaaaaatttgaaaatatgtatataaaaaagaggAAAATTGCAAGGGTAGCTTAGAGAAATAttcatatgttggtatgtaaataaggtaggctaagtaaaaaaacgaCGGCTTGCattccgggagtgccggcagaagtgaaaacttgaatattaacgttgtgcatttttgatattttggaatggttagggaataattttgcacgaattgctttatcagtataaaattactatcatttatgtggtagaatacaatatttatttattgcgctatcgtacacaaacaagacaatttatattacattaaatacgccgcgccagctgtctactctccatccgtcttacgaattttcgatcaggtcacgtgtcctgacgcgagtttaacattttttacccattccaaaaaaagtgtacgtCGCTAAataagttttcacttcaaaaatattaaggaCAAACGATGTTCGCGAGGGCATCTAGATGATAAATATACTCACCCTGTTCCTGAAATATTTCTGTAAGGAAATTAGGGTCTAAGGCGTGTGATATTAACGTTTGTATATACACTTCGAAGTTCTCTTGATACATTTGGGTCTCAAGCATCCGTTTCTCTATGAAATGGCAGTCGTCTCCTTGGAGTTCACTTCTCACTAACTCTACTATTGTTTCGAGGTGGGTTTGGGACCGAATTTTCACTTGCACTTGTGTGTATAATTTCTTGTTTTCGGGATTCCATACTGTATACTGAAATGTCAATAGGATGGGCCGATTACtgcataaaattaacattattgtattataattattatctcatacatacaaaaaactacatgtacgaaaaaaaaaatgtagttttttaaagtaattttgcTATGTACTTCCACTAGAGGTAAGGTTAGCAAATTATGGACCGTTCATGTATTAGGTAATGGGAGGGGTGTCAAAAGTTACAAAGCGTTATAGGGGTGGAAGAGGGGTTTGAACTACGCGTTACTaagcaatgtttttaataatattaacgcgATTAAAACTGCGTCAGGgagcattcaagtattacgtaagcaatAGGAagggggtctttgattttcttatttggtgataacgtcaacaataataatttattttattacccacacattgtctatgcttgaaaacgaaatgcatctTCGACGATTCctacaaagaaataaattataaaaagagatttgcttacttttgctgacaagaggaaggggggataaattgaattaaatctgcTTATGTAATACTCGAATGGCCCCTAACcaaataaggaaaaaaaaaattaccgttGATATATTCCTGTACAAAACTTTTCCGTTATCTTCGAAGGGCTCGTATTTTTGTAATAGCGTTTTTCCGTCTACCCTCCATATCGTCGGCCACATTTCTGCCAATTCATTTTTTAACGCTACGAACTCACCGgactgaaaatataaattacatatttacgtCTAAATCGATAAATTTGAAACGCCATAagaatgataattaaattcagACAAAGAATCTCCACCAGGATTTGTAAATAGcgaatttagatttaaaaaaatattttaaaagggaCCAAAACCGTTGGTAGCTTTATGAAAATAGGGGTGTTCCACACATGCATTTTCAGCCCTTAAGTGAATCGCTCTTACGTACGTCACCTGGATAAAACACCACTAGGTTTAGTAATTTAAGGAGTATACTTACTACTAGAAAAATTACGAAAATGTAACTCTATATGTATAtgtccaaaaataaataaaataacaaacgcAATCATTAGAATTAAACGCAAAAATCAATTAACGATTCGGTGAatgtaataacataaataaggaaaatattttttgataatttctcAGAACTGATATCTTTACCAGAAAAAAAAGTCCGATAAAAgcatctattaaaaataactcttCTTATAATCTcctcttaaaattaaatgggCCTTTGATAATAATCCAGTGCCACTACAACCCTATATCCCTATACACTTGGCATCATATTGCATCTttttcattgatattttttatttcatagactaggtgatcagccttctgtttgacacaaagtccattggtgcacacccGGGGACCGAACTTACGACCTTGCATGAGAGTAGCATAATGACGcaactagaccaacactgttTTTGCTgctaaataatgttattggtttaattaaaatgtatataaatacactATTTTGTTtctctattattaaaaatataaaaccttatttttaaacattggCGGTTTACGACCGCTAAGGTaagcataaataatattggtgATTCCATGAATCTCGTatgagcgtaccaattattaaaaggccggcaacgcactcgcgagccctctggcattgagagtgtccatgggcggcggtatcacttaacatgaggtgagcctcctgaccgtttgccccccgttctataaaaaatccgTAACaccaaatattgttttgataaTGCCAGCTCTAATTAGCAGAGGAAATCTATGCGATTTCAAACACCCCACATACTCATACAATGGTATTTCCACTTTGGATATCAAAGCGGGTCAcacactaataataaatagctagAGATAATAAGTATTTACCTGATACGGCATTTCTTCAATGGGCCGTGAATTATCTATTTGACCGGTATTGGGAATTTGTTGATgggttttaatattatgcaaCTTCCGGTTTGAGTTCGCATCATTTTCCGTCGATCCGTAACCATATCCCAAAGCACCAGAATGAGCACCTACTAACATAGAaacttgttataaaatattaagtattatacaattaatattaataaaaatatattacctgTAATCCGAGTTATtaacctaaattttttttaaattataaaaattgaaaaaatatggCGGGATGGGAAAGGAAGGGATGGTGACGAACTACACCAATGTGGATAACATGTGCACGTTATACCATATGTTAcgattattacaaatttatttattcactaaTAAATAACGCATTAACAATGGACATGTTATCCTAAATCGGCGAATTGAAGGGTGCTACCAGGAATAAttacaaactaaaattatgtaacaCAATAATCAGTAATATACTcgcatttattttatgattttccTTCTATTATACAAAAGTATTTACATAGAATATTGAGAATTGTGCataaacaaataacaaatagAAATACAAAACGTATATTCCGGGCATGTCCttctaaatacatattttctcAGCTTAACCGTCAAATTATTATGCAGTTCGTCTtccttataatataaaatcactTTGCTAACAGCGAAATATGAATACACTATCATAAGTACAAACTAAACCGAATACTGtaaatacaatacattttatatttacaagaCACCCACTGGTATCAAACCCATAGAAAAATATACCACATTTTTGGAATTATTTATGGTAGCACCCCTTCAAAAGCGAGTATGACAAGAGTCACAATTTctacaatttacaattaaatggcACTTATAACGTGTCATAAACAACAATCATTGTGAAATCTTGTTACAGAGTAACCCTAAAATATCGAACTCTAAGATAGATACATCACATTTTATCATAGAAACTATTTACaggcaataataataatagatttcatctaataaaaatttacatatcaCAGTTAAAGTGTAACAAGTTTTCACGTTTGGCTGCCGGAGCAGTTAGCTTGCTCCTGTCATACAAGCCTCAGGGCTAGTTCTTCACCATCGCGCTCTACTTCTCAAATGGAAATCTAGTAAATTGAACGCACCTTCGTCGGGCTGGTGCTGGTAATAGTACTGCTGCTGCGGCACCGGCTGCAGCGCAGGCGCGGGGGCCGGGGCTCGGGGTTTCTTGGCCGAGGCGGGCTGAGGCGCTACGGCCGCAGACGGAGGCGCTTTGCTAAGCGCCGCGCGCCCTTTCTTCGCCTTGTCGTTCAGCGGCGTACTGGGCACGTTCAGCACGGGCTTGTTCATCCGCCGCGCTTCCTCCTCGGCGTCGTAGGCGGCCTCCTCGGTGCCGTCGTACTTTCTCTTTCTGTCCTTATTCAAATGGTAATATCTCGGGTCGTCCAACTCGACGCCTTTCGGCTGCGAACCCAACAGGTTCGACTGAGCTCCGTGCAGCTGATTAGCACCCAATAGACCGGCGGAGTTCATCCCCGCCGCCGGACTCATCACCGGGTTGTTTAGAGCCATCCCGGCATTTAGCACGCTCGAGGAGGCCATCGCGCCATTCGCACTTTGGGTTGAGTTTGCCTCGCATGGGTTTTTTGGAACTTCATTGGGGTTAAATGCCTTGTTATTGACAGTATTACTATTGGTGTTCGTTCTCGACCACGTAGACTTTCGAGCGCCTCGGCCGGCCGGCGGAGGAGACGTGTCGCGTTCTCCTtgcaaaaattttaaataagaagCCATAAAGCCCGACCCCGGGCCCGTGACGGGAAcgttgaattttttttccattacTTTCGAAGTAGCGTCTTGCGAGGCACTGTTAAGATTCTGCTGCTGTGAAGTGGGTGCTACCGTCGTCGAAGTGTTAGCGCGTTGTTCTGCAAGGAAACCGAGTTCTTCCTCTATATTGGGTACTACCACCTTGGGCTGTTCCTCCTCACGAGTTTCAGGAGTTGAAAACGATGACGAGGAAGCCGAAGGTGGAGTTTCACTGAATGAAGATAAAGGTGTTAACTCCACAGAGGATTGGAAGTCGGGATGGGGTCCTAAGTGAAATGGtggaaaatatgttaatgcATGACTGTGCTGCATTGCCAAGGCCTGATGTTGGTTAAAATTACTAGCATGTAAAGGGGCCTGAGAACCAAAAGCTGAAGTACCGGGGAACATTTTTGGAGGTGGGGGAGGAAGGTTCCATCTCTCAAAGTCAAAAAAGCTGCCGTTTTGCTGTTGGTTATTTGTTGAACTATGTGCTGGTGGCGGTATTCTACTAGCTAAGTAGTCGGCCATAACTGCAGCATTGGTAAGTTCATTTGAATGTGGTATAGGTTTTTCAGTACTTTTTCTTCTGGTAACTTTAGCTACTGGAGGGGCACTCACTACAGGTGTTACGGTTTTACTTGGTTTTGATTCTTGTACTTGACAACTTTGTTGTAGGCTTTGTAAATTCTTAACTATACTCATAGGATCACCGCGACAGCTAGATAAATCCTGTAAAGCTACATTATTACTATCAAAGCAATTAGGTTTTTCACTTAAGCCTAGGGTCCTATCCATAGAATTTTGAGATTGAGACGTTGTCTTTTCATTATGAGTATTATTTTCCGatatattactataattaGTAGAGCTTCCACCGGTATTACCATTACTAGCAAATTTTCTTTGCCGTTCAGACTCCCAGCAGTTGGGTGCAGAATTTTGGTTACGGTCATACCGATTTTCATTAAATGACTTAGCTTGTTCGATACCTAATGCCCTTGTGATAACTGAAGGATAGGCGACTTGACTATTTTGAGATGGGGGTCTTGATATAGATGCATCTAAAGGAGATCTTGGCGCAGCATTATTTACTTTACCATAATGATCTCCATGTTGTGGAGAATGAATAGAATTCATAGGACTGTGATAAATGGGATAGGCAGGGCTAGACCTATGACCTAACGGTGAGGTTTGTGGGGCTACTTGCAAAGGACTCTGTCGCTTGGCTGCACCTATACTACAATCGGGACCGTTTTGAGAGCTACTACTAGAATAACCAGTGTCAGTGCTAGAACTACTCTTGGCTCTTACATGATATTCAGTTTCAACATTATTACCACTTTGGTAATGTCTGAAACTGGAAGTCTGGGATGATGAGTAAGGAGAGTTACCTATTCTATTTGACTTAGAACTTCCATTAGAGCTGTTATAACTTAACCTACCGGGAGCATCCATAATTGAATAACTAATAGGAGAAGATTGTGGCTGAAGTTTATCAATGGATTCACAACTCTTTCTTTGTTCACTGTTAATCTCAGGATAAACTTTACTTTGAGCTTTAGTTTGAACCTGGGGAGGTTTAGGTGTGGGTGATACAAAACCACTACTACTATTGGTTGGTCGGGATGGTTTTTCACTACTGGCACTTTTGGGGGACTGGGAATTATAAATGGATGAGGGGCGAGTTGAGTTGGAAGATGAGGAACGGAAGTCTTTAGTTGGAGGGGTGGAGGAAGAAGTCACAGGTGGAGTTGACACAATACAAGTTTGTTGGGAATGAGCACTTGAACTTGCAGAACTTGAATATGACTTACTTCCCGCATAATCCTGTTGTGTTGAAAGTCCACTTTTAGAACCACTTGTACTATATGAATTGTCACTTTGATTTCCGTAACTTGAAGGAGATTGGAAAAATGTTGAAGGTGCTGAAGATACAGGTTGTTTAGCTGCAGTCGCTGGGGATCCTGACCTGTTTGTTTGTTTACCAGCATTGGTAATTTGTGAGTTTATGTGATTATTTAAAGTCTGAGCTGCAGCAAAATGAgcattaaaattttcataagtTGCCCCTGATTTTGTTGTAGCTGGGCTGGGTGATGACGGCACAACACTTTCATGAGGTAGAATTCCAAATGGACTTGGTAGTTGATTATTGCCCTGCCAACTTAGGCCTGCTGTACCACCAGGAGTTGTAGGCTGATCAAAAAATGAAGTCCCTTGTGCGGCAATTGCCTGATGAGAATAATTCTCTCTTAATGAGGATAGTTCTGTTTCTACAGATGACTGCTTAGAAGCCACAGCAGCTTGAGCTTGTGCTATGACTTGGCGGTGTTGTAAAGAAGAACTGTAGTGTGCTGGTTTAGGATTTGCGTGGTGAAATAATGGCGAGAAAACAGCATCATAACTTACAGCTGGTGGAGACAAAAAACTACTAGGATTAAATGGTGATGCAGTGGTAGAGCCCAATTGGCCTGCAAGTGATGCAGTTGTATGAGCTGCCTGCAGTAACAATTGGCTTGTGGTTGAGGGCACCGATTGGCTGCCTAAACCTGTTCCACTGCTTGCCAGGTGGTGATGAAAATCTCCACTTGCAGCACCAGCCTGAACACCAGCTAGCCGATTGTATGAAGCATATGCTGACCATGGTCCTACTGGATCCATTACCACCTCCGtcttgttattgtttttttataatatcaatataaGTCCACACTTTCatccataatttaaattacaaatgtaaaattatcaaataccACTAAATGCAGCACTTGTTATCATCTTTTTAGATATTTCCTCTATGTACTTGAATTGCACTCCTGAAAAGAAACAACATgtcattaataaacaataacaatgaTGGGCATCTTATAAGAGacaaattgtaatatatatttcggtGTTTATTCTTCGAAAACttttacagaaaataaaactgtttataCAACATATCTGTTATGACGAAGTAAGTAGACGATGAATCGAATGCTGATGATAATTTGCCGCTCATACAGAAGCGTCAATGCGCTACAACATACTTACACCCAGGTTATGGatcgtttgtaataaatttaaagactgaAGCTTGAGGAAACGTACCATCTCtttagttttgttataaataatgtcaATGTGGTTTCAGTGGACGCTCACAAAACAGATAACATCGTAAATATGGCCTCGACTAGACTCTTCTTGTGCTCGTGACGACGGGTTTTGTCTATTGTGAAACGGAGAAGCACTTGAACCGTCATAAATTAGTCGCAAAACTGTCACGTATTATCGATACTGGGAAATAAATATACGTCGCGGTTCTTATTGTTATTGAACGTTTGAAAACTGCTGCTACTTTTATTTACAAGCAGAAAAATTACAACGTTTCGCCTTTCACATTAATCGCCGCCATCTTACTTGTCTTATGTCGAATGAAAAACCGGACAACAAGCCGTGCAGCGCCCTCTAGATGGCaaaggtgtttttttttattttttttgacatatttaacttttatctGTGGTACTATTACAGACAGACATATAAACAGAGTGGTTTCATGTCACAGATTGTGAAAATGAGTAGATGTATAATCAAAAATAACATTggtatagaataaaaataataattacagtatTATGTTCATTGATAATATGAACTAGgggatttaataatatatttaaataaaaaatgttcacCAGTTTATATATAACACAAAAAGCGTTAGTTGTTACCTACTAACCTTTGCTGTGTAAGAAGTCCAaacactaataatattttattattcaatcgAAAAAATTGTGGCCCGGCTTAAtggaatataaatacataatgcTTACTtggtgcgttttccaattacagagcataatgcgactcagtgccgtacaatgccgcataatgctgaagcttaattggaacgtgaattagttttcaaatgcatcagcagagtgcgctaagtcagtgttgaaaaaaaatgttctgaatagagcctcattaaagtataaataatgtggttaacaataataattggttgaaaactttttacgcttattttaataatcaaattatttcattaacatttttttactgaaataagagaaaacctttaaagaatataaggttttaacaagctaaattaacagtaaaatatattgtttcatgtaagaagtttacatcatttacgttttgagtaatttttttaaaatgatttctaaaaaaattacttactttttcaaaaccattgcaatgtttacaagagtataattctgtaaaataaatttgtttacagatccgaattttaaaataaaattgtattcatattttaaatgtggaatataaaaaagtaactaactttaattattttcaaaatctacgacgaaacaaatttttcaacaatagttgaaattattttttattatttattaataatatctactaacgaaaatttcgataaatgccaacttaaagtaaaacactggtcaattttctgtcactgtgttggtatttattgcgagaagcacgcgagagcattagttttgagagtgctcaattgtgcgaagcgttgctgtagttggaacattcaacgttgagcattatgccgcataatgcgctctagtgctgtaattggaaaacgcaccaTGTTTCTATACACAAACTGGAATAAGGGGCTGATAAACAAAATGGTTACTTACCTTCAAAtagcaatattttaaatttcatgaaaatagaaaccattttaaatatattttgttgtttgaGAAGGGttgcattttttttctaatattatagagcTAACAGTCCGTCTTCAGGgactgtttataataaaacaaaaagtacctaataaacacatttattatagGTTATAAGTATTAATGTTACAGCAAAATAATGCTTTCTAACTATACTTTTTAGCCACTAGGTATGCTCTTTGGTTCCGATAAGAtacataaaatgattttagGAAGACTTAGATAAATTAATgcaaatttcaaaaatatttacgattttcttataaattatttttgcctTTCAAACtattgatataatatgtaccaTAACATTACACAAGTAATTAAGGAAATAGATCCGGAGTATTCTATTAACCATGCCAGCCAAGCCGACCAAACTTACTTCTTTCTTCATTCATAGCAGACTATGAATCGTTATTTAGAAGCCGAGCTCTATAAACAATGAActtctaaatttactttaGAAAAGAGTATCTTTCAAATGAGGAATCTATAGACAAACTTACGATGCGTAGCAATAAGAAAAAGAAGGTACTGTATCCTAAGACACGTCCAAAGAGTATAGTAAATattgttacaatattttttgtcaaCGTCATTGTACAATATTtcgtatatttcatatttcagGATAATAAAATAGCTCGTCTCTCATAACTGATGACCGCGACTATACGCTGTTGATTAATCTAATCTACAtacaagaattatttttttacgtttacACAATATAATCGAGTTCCCTGAGATCTGTGCCGTCAAGAATACAAAACGTAatccatttttaaatgtaaacttaagcaattttacaaatacttatcagaatatgaaaaatattggGATTGTCATGTTGTCTATGCCTGTTTTACGTATAAATACAGGctgcttattaaaaatattaaaaaaaaaacctattcACACTCGTGTCAACAATTTTGACACA
Proteins encoded:
- the LOC125061263 gene encoding uncharacterized protein LOC125061263 isoform X1, whose amino-acid sequence is MDPVGPWSAYASYNRLAGVQAGAASGDFHHHLASSGTGLGSQSVPSTTSQLLLQAAHTTASLAGQLGSTTASPFNPSSFLSPPAVSYDAVFSPLFHHANPKPAHYSSSLQHRQVIAQAQAAVASKQSSVETELSSLRENYSHQAIAAQGTSFFDQPTTPGGTAGLSWQGNNQLPSPFGILPHESVVPSSPSPATTKSGATYENFNAHFAAAQTLNNHINSQITNAGKQTNRSGSPATAAKQPVSSAPSTFFQSPSSYGNQSDNSYSTSGSKSGLSTQQDYAGSKSYSSSASSSAHSQQTCIVSTPPVTSSSTPPTKDFRSSSSNSTRPSSIYNSQSPKSASSEKPSRPTNSSSGFVSPTPKPPQVQTKAQSKVYPEINSEQRKSCESIDKLQPQSSPISYSIMDAPGRLSYNSSNGSSKSNRIGNSPYSSSQTSSFRHYQSGNNVETEYHVRAKSSSSTDTGYSSSSSQNGPDCSIGAAKRQSPLQVAPQTSPLGHRSSPAYPIYHSPMNSIHSPQHGDHYGKVNNAAPRSPLDASISRPPSQNSQVAYPSVITRALGIEQAKSFNENRYDRNQNSAPNCWESERQRKFASNGNTGGSSTNYSNISENNTHNEKTTSQSQNSMDRTLGLSEKPNCFDSNNVALQDLSSCRGDPMSIVKNLQSLQQSCQVQESKPSKTVTPVVSAPPVAKVTRRKSTEKPIPHSNELTNAAVMADYLASRIPPPAHSSTNNQQQNGSFFDFERWNLPPPPPKMFPGTSAFGSQAPLHASNFNQHQALAMQHSHALTYFPPFHLGPHPDFQSSVELTPLSSFSETPPSASSSSFSTPETREEEQPKVVVPNIEEELGFLAEQRANTSTTVAPTSQQQNLNSASQDATSKVMEKKFNVPVTGPGSGFMASYLKFLQGERDTSPPPAGRGARKSTWSRTNTNSNTVNNKAFNPNEVPKNPCEANSTQSANGAMASSSVLNAGMALNNPVMSPAAGMNSAGLLGANQLHGAQSNLLGSQPKGVELDDPRYYHLNKDRKRKYDGTEEAAYDAEEEARRMNKPVLNVPSTPLNDKAKKGRAALSKAPPSAAVAPQPASAKKPRAPAPAPALQPVPQQQYYYQHQPDEVGAHSGALGYGYGSTENDANSNRKLHNIKTHQQIPNTGQIDNSRPIEEMPYQSGEFVALKNELAEMWPTIWRVDGKTLLQKYEPFEDNGKVLYRNISTYTVWNPENKKLYTQVQVKIRSQTHLETIVELVRSELQGDDCHFIEKRMLETQMYQENFEVYIQTLISHALDPNFLTEIFQEQDEYFLSNVKTVDEVTETMRTRVSSGVCGGGNGSRSLDAAVATWPGLSVAAGNGVCRACVRPAVARLLLYGQPYNPATLEPVQPDARLAYEKEFLVCAACCGRVQLYTKISHQKYLMYTECSKRVAEKRMQNPSKDTTAILNELLADEPWLSQLFRDVRHSWAEAESWERKMRHAMSRQMI